From the genome of Palaemon carinicauda isolate YSFRI2023 chromosome 6, ASM3689809v2, whole genome shotgun sequence, one region includes:
- the LOC137642896 gene encoding 34 kDa spicule matrix protein-like: MQQTALLSTSPTDDWSTQTNTCRHLLNPPPPTSLSTSAYPRMPTPTSSRHTQKISAQYFAKRPRLLPNTVLRVVFLCCLAASALADDDKGNEQNEGRTRSFGGGLSPGFGGGINPGFGGGINPGFGGGINPGFGGGINPGFGGGINPGFGGGINPGFGGGINPGFGGGINPGFGGGISPGFGGGFGGVSQTCRRWCRTPEGQAYCCESNNEPETLPFVKPGQCPPVRPQCPPVRSFAPPQTCSNDSKCGGVDKCCFDRCLEEHVCKPPFGSGGFGGFGFGR; this comes from the exons atgcaacagacggctctcctc TCgacgtcgcccaccgacgattggtcaacgcagactaatacttgtcgacacctcctcaacccaccccctccaacctcgctctccacatcagcgtacccacggatgcctacgcccacctcctcacgtcatacccaaaAGATTTCCGCCCagtacttcgccaaacgcccacggcttctgccaaacacg GTATTACGAGTTGTGTTCTTATGTTGCTTGGCAGCTTCTGCATTAGCGGATGACGATAAAGGAAATGAACAAAATGAAGGGAGAACGCGTTCATTTGGAGGTGGACTGAGCCCTGGCTTCGGAGGTGGAATCAACCCTGGCTTTGGAGGGGGAATCAACCCTGGCTTTGGGGGTGGTATCAACCCTGGTTTTGGAGGTGGAATCAACCCTGGCTTTGGGGGTGGTATCAACCCAGGTTTTGGTGGTGGAATCAACCCAGGTTTTGGGGGTGGAATCAACCCAGGATTTGGAGGTGGAATCAACCCAGGCTTCGGGGGTGGAATCAGCCCTGGCTTTGGCGGAGGATTCGGTGGAGTTTCCCAGACGTGCAGACGTTGGTGCAGAACTCCCGAGGGACAGGCCTACTGCTGCGAGAGTAACAACGAGCCTGAAACCCTTCCCTTCGTCAAGCCAGGTCAATGCCCTCCCGTAAGACCTCAGTGCCCACCCGTCAGGAGCTTTGCCCCTCCACAGACATGCTCCAATGACAGCAAGTGCGGAGGCGTCGACAAGTGCTGCTTCGACAGGTGTCTCGAGGAACACGTTTGCAAACCACCTTTCGGATCTGGAGGCTTCGGAGGATTCGGTTTTGGCCGTTGA
- the LOC137642895 gene encoding ATP-dependent RNA helicase glh-2-like, whose translation MQTESDYYPIPNIVDVTLSAQSKGFLHARPPEGVLRVVFLCYLAASALADDDKGNEQSEGRTRSFGGGLSPGFGGGINPGFGGGINPGFGGGINQGFGGGINPGFGGGINPGFGGGINPGFGGGINPGFGGGINPGFGGGISPGFGGGINPGFGGGFGGVSQTCRRWCRTPEGQAYCCESNNEPETLPFVKPGQCPPVRPQCPPVRSFAPPQTCSNDSKCGGVDKCCFDRCLEEHVCKPPFGSGGFGGFGFGR comes from the exons atgcaaacagaatcggattactaccccatcccaaacattgTCGATGTGACCTtatctgcacaaagcaaaggttttctccatgctcgacctcctgaaggg GTATTACGAGTTGTGTTCTTGTGCTACTTGGCAGCCTCTGCCTTAGCGGATGACGATAAAGGAAATGAACAAAGTGAAGGGAGAACGCGTTCCTTTGGAGGTGGACTGAGCCCTGGTTTTGGAGGTGGAATCAACCCTGGCTTTGGAGGTGGAATCAACCCTGGCTTTGGGGGTGGTATCAACCAAGGTTTTGGAGGTGGAATCAACCCTGGCTTTGGGGGTGGTATCAACCCAGGTTTTGGTGGTGGAATCAACCCAGGTTTTGGGGGTGGAATCAACCCAGGATTTGGAGGTGGAATCAACCCAGGCTTCGGGGGTGGAATCAGCCCTGGCTTTGGAGGTGGAATCAACCCAGGCTTTGGCGGAGGATTCGGTGGAGTTTCCCAGACGTGCAGACGTTGGTGCCGAACTCCCGAGGGACAGGCCTACTGCTGCGAGAGCAACAACGAGCCTGAAACCCTTCCCTTCGTCAAGCCAGGTCAATGCCCTCCCGTAAGACCTCAGTGCCCACCCGTCAGGAGCTTTGCCCCTCCACAGACATGCTCCAATGACAGCAAGTGCGGAGGAGTCGACAAGTGCTGCTTCGACAGGTGTCTCGAGGAACACGTTTGCAAACCACCTTTCGGATCTGGAGGCTTCGGAGGATTCGGTTTTGGCCGTTGA